In Bradyrhizobium sp. 200, the sequence GGCACCGGTCCCGCGCGCAAGCGAGTAGGTGTCATCGGTCCAGTGCGTCGCAAAGGGGGAGCAGCGCCCTCCGGTTATCTCCACGCTGGCGGCGCCGGAAATCATCAGAGAACGCTTTTTTTCGGTGGCAATCGCCATCAACCCGAAGACCACACCGGAATGCGGCAGGTCGGCGATGACATCGACACCGCGCCGGTCGAACCATTCGCGGGCAATCGCAGACGCGACGTCGGGCTTATTCTGATGGTCGGCCGTGATGATCTCGATCGGGACCCCGCCGGCGGTTCCGCCCGAATCCTCGGCCGCCATACGGGCCGCCAAGATCGATCCGGGCCCGCCGACGTCAGCGACGACCCCGCTTTGATCACCCATCACGCCGATGACGATCTTGTTGTCGGAAAATTGCGCGAGGGCGGACGTTACCCCGCCGCACAACAGTAATGATGCGATGATCAGCCGACGCATGGACTATCTCCTGTTTCCAAGCTTGGCGAACTGATAGAGGCTCCCCTTAACACATTTGTGACGGTTGCGGCACATTTGGGCAGAGTATTATGACCTGTGGAAAAATACGATGAGTTGCCATTCCTGGCCGGAAACAGGCAAACAGCGGATTCCTGAAGCTGATCGGAGGGACCGGGCGTGTTGATTCGAGGCCCGCAAGCGGCACCAAGCGAAGGCGAAGCCGGCGATGGCCGAACCGACGCCGCCTTGGTGGCCAAAATCTGCTGGTACTATTTCAGGGAAGGTCAAACCCAGGACGCGATCGCGCAGCGGCTGAAGATGACCCGCAAGCGCGTCAACCGGATCCTCGGTGAGGCACGGGAAAACGGCTTCGTTCAAATCACGATCGCCGACCCGGCGGGCCAGCGCACCGAGCTCGAAGAAGAACTCATCCGGAAATTCAATCTGCGTCATTCAATCGTAGTCCCGGTCCCCCTGGGCGGCACAGATGTGCGCTCTTTCATCGGAGCCGCCGCCGCGCGATACGTCGCCGAGTGCCTTCCGCCCTCGGGTTCGCTGGGAATCACCTGGGGAGGCACCATCAATGCCGCAGCTCAGAACCTGCCGCAGCGATCCGGAGACGGCACCCGCGTGGTGCTGATGTCCGGCGGGTTGGCCGAAAGCGCGCCGATCAATCCGTATGACAATGCAACCATGATTGCCCGGGCGCTCGGCGCGCGATGCTATTATCTGACCGCGCCGATGTTCGCCGAGACCGCGGAGCTAAGGGACATCCTCGTCGCGAGCGAGCCGGTTCGTTCGGTGCTCGCCATGGTGCCCTCGCTCGACGTAGCCCTGTTGAGCGCGATCGACCTCTCCGAGCAATCAAAGGCGCTCGAATACGAGGTCATTTCGCGCGAAA encodes:
- a CDS encoding sugar-binding domain-containing protein; this encodes MLIRGPQAAPSEGEAGDGRTDAALVAKICWYYFREGQTQDAIAQRLKMTRKRVNRILGEARENGFVQITIADPAGQRTELEEELIRKFNLRHSIVVPVPLGGTDVRSFIGAAAARYVAECLPPSGSLGITWGGTINAAAQNLPQRSGDGTRVVLMSGGLAESAPINPYDNATMIARALGARCYYLTAPMFAETAELRDILVASEPVRSVLAMVPSLDVALLSAIDLSEQSKALEYEVISRETWASLLEAGAVGDICGHYLDSAGKPLRHPLVQRTINPPIEHVLQIRHRILAAGGEHKVPIIRAGLLAGFCQVLVTDEAAASKLLD